A window of Ardenticatenales bacterium genomic DNA:
CTGGAAATGTTTGGCTATAATGGTTTTTGGGAGATTCTGGTTCATGTTGATCCCAATGATCCTGAGTTGTTTGACTATGAAATTGCGGCTTATTCCCTTTGGCAAGAACACAAGGATTTCCACCCGGAGGTCCCTTTGTATAGGCAGTACACAACGTGGCAGAACTTCTTCAGAAAGTATGGGCGATTGGATGCCATAGGAATCGTGCAGACAATGTTCCATCGAGACCGGAGTCACAACTACAACTACTTTCGTGAAGTGATATTGCGCAATGATGATACGCAGTATGGTTACCCCGATAACATAGGGGGTATCAATAGGAATTCTTCTATATACCACGATTGGCTGGCGATAGCTTACGCGATTGACCGGGGTCTGCTCCCCGATTTGCTCAATGGTCGCCAGTTTTTCAACCATCGAGACACCAATTCTGATGTACGCAATAGCCTGGAGGTCTATCCCCGACAGCAACTTCCCGACTGTTGTCTGGACAGAGCCGCTTTTGGCTACCATTCTGGGAGAAAGGACCTGGTGTTAGACCCATATGTTGTGCAGCGATTGTTATGGCGATGGTCACACGCCCAGTAGCCACAACATTGAAGGGAACCCATGATCAGAGGGAGACAGTAATAATGAGAATTAGAATCGTTGTGCTGATTAGTATCTTGAGTATCTGGCTGATACTTCAGTCAGCATGTGTTTCTTCCCAACCAACACAGGGGCCAGCTCTGACTATTGTGCTAACGGAACCTTCCCCGATTCCGATTATTGCCCCTCTTGGAACACTGACACCAACTGTCTCAGCTACGCATAATGTCCTGACTGCAACGCCTACGTGGCCAGAGAGGAGCGCCACGTCACTAGCATCTACCTTACCTCTATCCCAAACAACCCCCTTGCCTCCCGTTGCTTTTGAACTGGCGTATGTAGTCACACTTGCAGAGAATGGTTTGCGGTATTCGCAATTACGGCTATACGATTCAGAGACAGGTCAGGATAACGTCCTTTACAGAACCCAACCTGGCTCAGTTATTCTGACTGATGACGTGGACTGGCGTCCCAACCATCTTGATGAACTATGCTTTACCCAGATTGAGCCAGACCGTACCTGGGCTTTGTGGTGTTATCAACGCATCAGTGCCGAGGCCAAACAGATGACCAATCCATTCCCTGCCGGTTTCGGGTTCATGCAAGACTGGTCTCCGAATGGGGATTGGCTGACCTTGCTGAGCCAAGAGTTTCCCAATGCGCCTGAGGATGCTTTCTATTGGCTGGTAAACATTGAAACCCAGAGGGCTTCGACAATTGATTATGCTTATCGCGCATTTGCCTGGGACCCTCTCGTGCCAGGGCAGTTTATTCACTATTGGAAAGACTGGACTCAGCTACAAATTAGGGATGCAAACGCAAAGCGACTGATCAAGACCATCAAGATTGATTTCTCAGATTTTTCCATGTCAAACATTCGATCTGGTTTTAGCTCCAACATTGGCGGTTTGGCATGGCAAGCATCTCCGCAAAGACTTTACGCAGCGGTACGTGAGGAAAGTGGTCACTTGTACCAGTATGATTTCATGGAGAGACAGTGGAGGTATCTGGACAACTTTCGCCAAACCGGCACCTGTTGCTCAGATTTTGGGCTTTCCCCAAGCGGAGAGTGGTTGGTTTTTGCGGATGGGGGGTATCAACAAGAAAAAGTGTACTTGCTCGACACGACCGCCGATGAGCCTGAACTCCGCCAGGCTTTTTCGGGCGAAATCGTCATCGTGGTTGGTTGGGCAGCAAAGCCGGAATTGTTAGCGTTATGGGGCCAGAATAGACTGTGGTTAATTGATCCTCAGTTTCCAGAAAATAGAAGGATGATTCTTGACCTAAACTCCATCGGATTAGCCGATTATTACGGTTTCGATGTAAGATTTAAGGAATAAAGACGAGAGATAGCTGGTAAGAACATTGCCGCCGCGGAGAGCGATGACATCGGTTGGCTATTTCGTCTTTCGGAATGTGTCAATAGTTTTGAGACACGAAAACCGATAAATTAGAGAGCAATGTCTCGCTCATTGGGCTGATGGACAAGTGGAAAACGCTCCACAGGCTCCGCGTTTCCCACTTGCCCACAGAGCCCCTACGACGGTTGCTCGTCACCCACCTGCTGAGGCGGGTTAATCCAAACGGCCGTTGCCAGCTTCGGCGCCAACGGCTGTCCCCGCAAAAATCATTCTGGATGTTGCGCATTCGTGGCGGCCAGCACAGCCTGGCGTTGGGCCGTCAATTCCTCGGCCACATCAAATATCCAGTCTTATGAAAAACTCCTTTTGCCTAAAGCTCTTCTCATTTTTCGGGCGATAATGCCCAGGTAATTTTCACCCATCAGCCCAGGTGGTTTTCGCCCAAACAGCCCAGGCAGATATTTGCGGCCAAACAGCCCACCCCGATTGTGCCAAACCGGCTCATCCAGTAGCCTTCTGGAACGATATCAAACGTTCCAGGAGGAAAGATGAGAAGGAAAAACATCGTGGAAATCATGGCCATGCTTCAGCACCTACGAGCTGGAGCCAGTAACAATCAGATCAAACAGGAATTGAAAGTGAGCCGGCACACGGCCCGCGCCTATCGGCAATGGGCCACTGAGCATGGGTTGCTGGAAGGAGCGCTGCCGCCGATTGCCGAACTGGAACGGCTGCGTGCCGCATCGTTTGGACAGGCGCTGCCGTCGCCAGGTTGTCAGATGGGAGGAATACAATCCTTCCCGCCGTAGCAGCGCGCCGATGCCGCCTGACCATTCCCGGCATTTCTCGGCTTCTTCCAATACCCACCGCTTGTAAGCGGCGGTAAAGGTGCGCCGGTTCGTGTTCTTGGTACGCGGCAATACTTCCGGGTCGGGTCGGTCGTCGGGTCCAATGCCATTTTTGCTGAGTTTGTTTGCCTGTTTTTGTGTCATGATGTTCCTCTTCGCCCATGAATTCTACACTAAATTCTGAGTCTGAAGTGTCCCACTCTATATTGACACAATGGGGCAACAAGCAAGAATCATTACCTCACTCCTGGATTGTTTCCCTACCTAACTCGTTAATGAGGCTAATTATGACATTTCAACCTTTTAATTATCGCGTTTTGTTCTTTTCCTGTGCAGTATTTACCATACTCATGCTTTTAGTATCATGCAGTTCAATGAATAGGCTTACAACCCAAAGGCCAACTCAGGATACGAGAAAAGTCACCACAACTTCGGTTCCTATTCTGCCTACAGATAAAACACCCTTATTGCCAGAAACTGCCGATCTTCCCGTTTCTCCAACTATTTTGCTTCTCCCAAGTCCGACTCGTGATGCCTTTACTGCAACGCCCTCTCCAAGGTCAATTGCCAATGCTTCTTCTACACCCTCTTCTATTGGCGCTGTTCTTCAAGATGAAATCAGGCTGGCCTTTATGCAAGTAATTGAGCATGAACAAGCAAAGACCTGGCAGATTTGGGTAACAAACAGCATATATGATGAACCTCATCTTGTAACGACACTTGCTAACGATATAGTACCCTTTAATGAGCAACTTGTATGGTCGAATAATGGCAATTACCTAGCTTTTTCGCACTATACTCGCGACAGGGAATTGACTGTTAGTATACTGGATGTACATAGTGGTACACTCCGTCAATTAGAATATACGTCCCGCCCTTATTCACCAGACGTTTTGGAACATTATACAGTTTTGTTCCCTAGCAGTTGGTCAATAGACGATACTTGGTTAACGCTGACTGTATGGTATGCTACTGACGATTCTGGGGGACAACTTGAACGAAGTGTTTTGGTTAATGTATTGACAAATGAGGCTAAAGAACTAGCGCCGCAGATTAATTTTGGCGCTTGGTCCCCTACACATCCACATCAGTTTGTTTACGTTTATCGACCACTCTATCCGAACATTGGTAAAGAAAAAGTCTATGTAAGAGAAGCAAGTATTGACACGCCAATCATCAGTTTTGAAAGTTTGGACGCTTTTCAGGCAACCATTGTCGTACATATGATCTGGTCGCCTGATGGCCGATATATTCTCTATCAAGCAGATGAAGATATTTCGGTAGGCAATTTGTTAAAATTCAAACCTGCTATTTTACGGCTTGATATTGAACAAACAGATTGGGATCCCTTGCCTATTGTACAAGAACACCTTTCGTCTGCCCTTGCTGCTTGGTCTCCTGATGGACGTTGGGTCGCTTTTCATGGCCCAAAACTGTGGGGGGCCATGACACAAGTGACCGATGTCATCAATGTGAGTACTATTTCTGATGGCGTCGTAAAGTCATGGTTGCCTGATAGCAGCGGCTTTATTTGTCAAGAAGACAATAGATTCTTTTTTGTCAATGTTGACCATCCAAACATGCCTCTTAAGATATGGGATGCTGCTGATTACGACCTCCCAAGTGATTCTCAAATAAGTATGTGGGTAATTCCTCATCAATAAATGGTATTCTTGACAACCGATAATAGTTCTGCTTGTCGTTGGGCGCAATCCGCTTGGCGAAAAACAAACTGCGGGGTAGTGTCATGAAGCGGGGATGATAGATGGGAACGAACCACCCATCATCCTCATCGTCGCCGAGCAGCCCGCCACTGGCTGGCTGCTGCTCCCCGACAGCTACACCTGGCGCGCCCGCTCCTGCGCGGACGAAGATTGCGTCCAGGCCGGCCTCTGGCCCGAAGCCTTGCAACCCGAAGGTTTGCCCTTCACCTACGAAGACGCCGCCCCCCCGACGCCACAAAGCCCACAAGCACCCGGCGGCATCAACAGCGGCTACACCATCACCCGCCGCGGCACCTACTTCCTCGCCGGGCAAGCCGTCGCCATACGGCAAGTCATCCCCAGCGAGACCAACAACCTGCTGCACCTGCACACCGACCATTTGGGCAGCAACAGCGTCATGAGCTATAACAATAGCGGGGGCATGGTCGGCGGCAGCCGCACCCGCTACCTCCCCTTCGGCGCCTACCGCACCGCCCCCACCCAAACCTATACCGACCTGGGCTACACCAGCCAGAAGCACAACGACGACCTCGGCCTCATCTACTACAATGCGCGGTATTACCTGCCCGGTGTCGCCCGCTTTGCCAGCGCGGATACGATTGTGCCGGATGCCACAAACCCCCAAGCCTTCAACCGCTACACCTACGTTCTCAATTCACCGTTTACATTGATTGACCCTTCGGGACATAGACCATCGGATGGCTGTGATTATGAAGGCTGCTCACTTCTCAATGGTTTCGACTCTGACAGCACGTGGCAAGCACCAGATGGTACTCAAACCCCATGGGATCCGGTGGTAGCCAGCGACCAAGATTACAATCCAATTACGGAGGCAGTAATTCCTGCAACTGTGACATTGCTTGGTGTGGCCGCTTTGCCAACAGTAATAGGATACTTTGCAGGAGAGTTTATTTGGCCAGCAATCACTACAACTGGAACCTCGATTGCTTCATGGCTATGTCTAGATGGAGATTGTCTAAATGAATTAGAGATCGCTACTGAAAAGTTGAATTATCTTCTTAATTCACAAGGCAAAATGGGTGGGTTCGAAAGGTTGGGATTTACAAATGGAAATGCCGAGGCTCTCCAGAAGACACTGTATACCATAGGACAACAAATAGATACGTCCATCGGCGGACAAATAACTGAATATGGGGTTAAATTCACACAATCAGCAGAAATTTATGGGCCAAACGGGGTGATTGGCCGAATCAATACAGTTTGGCAAATTGACAAGGGAGCAACAGCTTTGCGGTTCATAACCGGATGGGCTGAACCATTCAAGTGATATGGAGAACTGACCCAATGCTCAAGAATTCATTAGAAAAAGGGAACGACCATTGGAACCCGTTTCAAAATGGCTCAACTATTGGAATGAAAGGTTCTGAACGAGGAATAATAATAAGGGACGAGGAACACGATCTGGGAGCAAGAATTACCCTTGAGAAGATTGACACAGGTGCACCTTATCGAATAACGTCCAGCATTTGTGGCTGGATGATTCACACATCCTTTTTTTCAGATGAGGTGCGGGCAATATCTGCCTACGATGTAATGAAGTTAGAATTGAATAATATGCTATTGGAAAAGGATGAAATCAACCTGGCTCAGAAAATCAGCAAATTTATCCAAGAGTTTTAATCTCTTTTCCGTAAATGGGGTTTGAATTTTGGTGCTTCAAACCCGAAATCAGGCCTTTGCGAGCCGGATAGCTTCGTATCCAGGCGGCAAATGTGCCGTAACCGAAGCCTTCTTAAAAAGTTGGTTGGAAAGTGGCAGACCAACTTTTTTTAATGCTTCATCAGGCGTCCATACGTCGGTTTGACAGTTCTGTCCCAGAAGCCAGTCCGGATTGGCGGTAGGGTCGCCGCCAGATATTTCAATAGCGACCCGAAAATCATGGTCAGTGCCGGCAAGCGCGTGAGCGCGGTCGGGTGGTGGACATAATGCCGACCGCCGCCACCAGACAAAATGTACTTGCCCGTTTGCGGAACTCCTTCTATCGGCCAGCGTTCTGGATAAACCGCCTGCATGGTCTCATTTTTCGGGCGATAATGCCCAGGTAATTTTCACCCATCAGCCCAGGTGGTTTTCGCCCAAACAGCCCAGGCAGATATTTGCGGCCAAACAGCCCACCCCGATTGTGCCAAACCGGCTCATCCAGTAGCCTTCTGGAACGATATCAAACGTTCCAGGAGGAAAGATGAGAAGGAAAAACATCGTGGAAATCATGGCCATGCTTCAGCACCTACGAGCTGGAGCCAGTAACAATCAGATCAAACAGGAATTGAAAGTGAGCCGGCACACGGCCCGCGCCTATCGGCAATGGGCCACTGAGCATGGGTTGCTGGAAGGAGCGCTGCCGCCGATTGCCGAACTGGAACGGCTGCGTGCCGCATCGTTTGGACAGGCGCTGCCGCCACAGAACGTGTCAACGGTGGAACCGTACCGGGGATTTGTTTTGGACTTGTACGACCAGGGAGTGGAGATGGCGGCCATCTATCAACGGCTGGGCGAGCAAGGATTTACGGGCAGTTACTCAGCAGTGTATCGTTTTGTTCGCCGGGAACGGGCGAAACGACCAGAAGTAACGGTCCGGGTGGAATGTCAACCAGGCGAAGAAGCGCAGGTAGACTTTGGCTATGCCGGGTACATGATAGATGTGGAAAAAGGCAAGCAACGCAGAAGCTGGGCGTTTGTAATGACCCTCTCCTTCAGTCGCCACCAATACGTGGAATTTGTCTTCGACCAGAAACTGGCTACCCTTCGGCGTTGCTCAGGGCAGGCTCTGGCTGCGCCTGCACCGCAACGCCCTCTCCTTTTTCGGCGGCGTTCCGCGGCGCATCGTCATTGATAATCTCAAAGCCGGCATTGCCCAAGCGTGTTGGGAAGACCCACAGCCACAACTGGCTTACCGGGAATGCGCGGAACACTACAGCTTTCTCATATCGCCCTGCAGACCGAAGACCCCACAGCACAAAGGCAAGGTAGAACAGGGTGGCGTTCACTACGTCAAACGCAACTTCCTGGGCGGG
This region includes:
- a CDS encoding helix-turn-helix domain-containing protein, whose translation is MRRKNIVEIMAMLQHLRAGASNNQIKQELKVSRHTARAYRQWATEHGLLEGALPPIAELERLRAASFGQALPSPGCQMGGIQSFPP
- a CDS encoding PD40 domain-containing protein, producing the protein MTFQPFNYRVLFFSCAVFTILMLLVSCSSMNRLTTQRPTQDTRKVTTTSVPILPTDKTPLLPETADLPVSPTILLLPSPTRDAFTATPSPRSIANASSTPSSIGAVLQDEIRLAFMQVIEHEQAKTWQIWVTNSIYDEPHLVTTLANDIVPFNEQLVWSNNGNYLAFSHYTRDRELTVSILDVHSGTLRQLEYTSRPYSPDVLEHYTVLFPSSWSIDDTWLTLTVWYATDDSGGQLERSVLVNVLTNEAKELAPQINFGAWSPTHPHQFVYVYRPLYPNIGKEKVYVREASIDTPIISFESLDAFQATIVVHMIWSPDGRYILYQADEDISVGNLLKFKPAILRLDIEQTDWDPLPIVQEHLSSALAAWSPDGRWVAFHGPKLWGAMTQVTDVINVSTISDGVVKSWLPDSSGFICQEDNRFFFVNVDHPNMPLKIWDAADYDLPSDSQISMWVIPHQ
- a CDS encoding RHS repeat-associated core domain-containing protein, with protein sequence MIDGNEPPIILIVAEQPATGWLLLPDSYTWRARSCADEDCVQAGLWPEALQPEGLPFTYEDAAPPTPQSPQAPGGINSGYTITRRGTYFLAGQAVAIRQVIPSETNNLLHLHTDHLGSNSVMSYNNSGGMVGGSRTRYLPFGAYRTAPTQTYTDLGYTSQKHNDDLGLIYYNARYYLPGVARFASADTIVPDATNPQAFNRYTYVLNSPFTLIDPSGHRPSDGCDYEGCSLLNGFDSDSTWQAPDGTQTPWDPVVASDQDYNPITEAVIPATVTLLGVAALPTVIGYFAGEFIWPAITTTGTSIASWLCLDGDCLNELEIATEKLNYLLNSQGKMGGFERLGFTNGNAEALQKTLYTIGQQIDTSIGGQITEYGVKFTQSAEIYGPNGVIGRINTVWQIDKGATALRFITGWAEPFK
- a CDS encoding transposase, producing the protein MSRHTARAYRQWATEHGLLEGALPPIAELERLRAASFGQALPPQNVSTVEPYRGFVLDLYDQGVEMAAIYQRLGEQGFTGSYSAVYRFVRRERAKRPEVTVRVECQPGEEAQVDFGYAGYMIDVEKGKQRRSWAFVMTLSFSRHQYVEFVFDQKLATLRRCSGQALAAPAPQRPLLFRRRSAAHRH